A genomic window from Chitinophaga pollutisoli includes:
- the groL gene encoding chaperonin GroEL (60 kDa chaperone family; promotes refolding of misfolded polypeptides especially under stressful conditions; forms two stacked rings of heptamers to form a barrel-shaped 14mer; ends can be capped by GroES; misfolded proteins enter the barrel where they are refolded when GroES binds) has product MAKQIFFNTDARNKMKKGVDTLANAVKVTLGPKGRNVVIEKKFGAPGVTKDGVTVAKEIELEDPIENMGAQMVKEVASKTADIAGDGTTTATVLAQAIIGEGLKNVAAGANPMDLKRGIDKAVKGVVENLKKQSEKVGNDNKKIEQVAAISANNDSEIGKLIAEAMRKVTKDGVITVEEAKGTETTVEVVEGMQFDRGYLSPYFITNSEKMQAELQNPYILIYDKKISTMKDILHILEKVAQQGAPLVIISEDLEGEALATLVVNKLRGTLKVAAVKAPGFGDRRKEMLQDIATLTAGIVISEDQGYKLENADLTYLGRAESVTIDKDNTTVVGGKGKKTDIQARINQIKSQIEVTTSDYDREKLQERLAKLSGGVAVLYVGAATEVEMKEKKDRVDDALHATRAAVEEGIVAGGGVAFIRAIEGLDKIKGENEDEMTGIAIVKRAIEEPLRQITANAGIEGSIVVQKVKEGKGDFGFNARTETYEKMLAAGVIDPTKVSRIALENAASIAGMLLTTECVIADKPEPKSAAPAMPGGGHGMGMDY; this is encoded by the coding sequence ATGGCAAAGCAAATATTCTTTAATACCGACGCCCGCAACAAAATGAAAAAAGGCGTTGACACCCTGGCCAACGCAGTGAAAGTGACCCTCGGCCCCAAAGGCCGCAACGTAGTGATCGAAAAGAAATTCGGCGCTCCCGGCGTAACCAAAGACGGTGTTACAGTAGCTAAAGAAATCGAACTGGAAGACCCCATCGAGAACATGGGCGCTCAAATGGTGAAGGAAGTAGCTTCCAAAACCGCTGACATCGCCGGCGACGGTACCACTACCGCCACCGTGCTGGCCCAGGCCATCATCGGCGAAGGTCTCAAAAACGTAGCCGCAGGCGCGAACCCCATGGACCTGAAACGCGGTATCGACAAAGCCGTGAAAGGCGTTGTGGAAAACCTGAAAAAACAATCCGAAAAAGTAGGTAACGACAACAAGAAAATCGAACAGGTTGCCGCTATCTCCGCCAATAACGACTCCGAAATCGGTAAACTCATCGCCGAAGCGATGCGCAAAGTAACCAAAGACGGCGTTATCACCGTAGAAGAAGCCAAAGGCACCGAAACCACTGTGGAAGTGGTAGAAGGTATGCAGTTCGACCGCGGTTACCTCTCCCCCTACTTCATCACCAACAGCGAAAAAATGCAGGCCGAGCTGCAGAATCCCTACATCCTGATCTACGACAAGAAGATCAGCACCATGAAGGATATCCTGCACATCCTCGAGAAAGTGGCCCAGCAAGGCGCTCCCCTCGTGATCATCTCCGAAGACCTCGAAGGCGAAGCACTGGCTACCCTGGTGGTGAACAAACTCCGTGGCACCCTGAAAGTTGCCGCCGTGAAAGCCCCCGGCTTCGGCGACCGCCGCAAGGAAATGCTGCAGGACATCGCAACCCTCACCGCAGGTATCGTGATCAGTGAAGACCAGGGCTATAAACTGGAAAACGCAGACCTCACCTACCTCGGCCGCGCAGAGTCCGTAACCATCGACAAAGACAATACCACTGTTGTTGGCGGTAAAGGCAAAAAAACCGATATCCAGGCACGTATCAACCAGATCAAGTCCCAGATCGAGGTAACCACCTCCGACTACGATCGCGAGAAACTGCAGGAACGCCTGGCCAAACTGTCCGGCGGTGTTGCCGTACTCTACGTGGGTGCCGCTACCGAAGTGGAAATGAAAGAGAAGAAAGACCGTGTGGACGACGCCCTGCACGCAACCCGCGCTGCCGTTGAAGAAGGCATCGTTGCCGGTGGCGGTGTTGCTTTCATCCGCGCGATCGAAGGCCTGGATAAAATCAAAGGCGAGAACGAAGACGAAATGACCGGTATCGCGATCGTTAAACGCGCGATCGAGGAGCCTCTCCGTCAGATCACCGCCAACGCAGGTATCGAAGGTTCCATCGTGGTACAGAAAGTGAAAGAAGGTAAAGGTGACTTCGGCTTCAACGCCCGCACCGAAACCTACGAGAAAATGCTGGCCGCGGGTGTAATCGACCCCACCAAGGTATCCCGCATCGCCCTGGAAAACGCCGCATCCATCGCTGGTATGCTGCTGACCACCGAATGCGTGATCGCCGACAAACCCGAACCCAAATCCGCAGCTCCCGCAATGCCGGGCGGCGGTCATGGCATGGGCATGGATTACTAA
- the groES gene encoding co-chaperone GroES, whose translation MAKSKLSIKPLADRVIVKPAAAEEKTAGGIIIPDTAKEKPQRGTVVAAGPGKKDEPVSVKVGDTVLYGKYSGTEISLEGDDYLIMRESDILAVI comes from the coding sequence ATGGCTAAAAGCAAATTGAGTATCAAACCTCTGGCAGACAGGGTGATCGTAAAACCCGCAGCAGCTGAAGAAAAAACCGCAGGCGGCATCATCATCCCCGACACGGCTAAAGAAAAACCGCAACGCGGAACGGTAGTAGCAGCCGGTCCTGGTAAAAAAGATGAACCCGTGAGCGTGAAAGTAGGCGATACCGTGCTGTACGGCAAATATTCCGGCACCGAGATCAGCCTCGAAGGAGATGACTACCTGATCATGCGCGAATCCGACATCCTGGCCGTTATCTAA